From one Lolium rigidum isolate FL_2022 chromosome 4, APGP_CSIRO_Lrig_0.1, whole genome shotgun sequence genomic stretch:
- the LOC124650535 gene encoding uncharacterized protein LOC124650535 isoform X2 yields MADHFAVMAGRLLTASTVQSAIDNASDAPSSTAAASACVEEAVLVGKQKSGVLVECRICQDEDDETCMEAPCSCKGSLKYAHRTCVQRWCDEKGDTICEICLQQFAPNYTAPSKLFHHGRNSIFFRTPAYIQAQDTYQSSSTSTSYEYDRQASTPKSVICCRIIAITLMLLLVLHDAISVFLSDHDVYTVAMITLLMLRTAAVVIPLYIIMVAVTELLYRRNQLQSMQGQVSEAAGRSTQPVPVPPPQQLVVISIQ; encoded by the exons ATGGCAGACCATTTCGCGGTGATGGCGGGGCGGCTGCTCACGGCGTCGACGGTCCAGTCCGCCATCGACAATGCCTCAGATGCGCCTTCTTCGACAGCAGCCGCTTCTGCTTGTGTTGAGGAGGCCGTCCTAGTTGGCAAGCAGAAGAGTGGTGTCCTGGTGGAATGCAGGATCTGCCAGGATGAGGATGATGAGACCTGCATGGAGGCTCCTTGCTCCTGCAAGGGCAGCTTGAAG TATGCTCATCGGACATGCGTTCAGAGGTGGTGCGACGAGAAGGGGGACACCATATGTGAGATATGCTTGCAG CAATTCGCACCAAACTACACTGCTCCTTCCAAGTTGTTTCACCATGGAAGAAACTCAATTTTCTTCAG AACTCCTGCATACATCCAAGCACAGGACACATACCAGAGTTCTTCCACCTCCACAAGCTACGAGTATGATCGACAAGCTTCCACCCCGAAAAGTGTCATCTGCTGTCGCATAATTGCTATAACT CTGATGCTTCTCCTGGTGCTCCATGACGCCATCTCAGTTTTCCTCAGCGACCATGATGTCTACACCGTCGCGATGATCACC CTGCTGATGCTCAGAACGGCCGCCGTTGTGATACCTCTCTATATCATCATGGTGGCCGTGACCGAACTGCTATATCGACGCAACCAACTGCAG AGTATGCAAGGTCAGGTTTCAGAAGCAGCAGGAAGGAGCACACAGCCGGTGCCAGTTCCACCGCCGCAACAGCTTGTTGTCATCAGCATCCAGTAG
- the LOC124650535 gene encoding uncharacterized protein LOC124650535 isoform X1: protein MADHFAVMAGRLLTASTVQSAIDNASDAPSSTAAASACVEEAVLVGKQKSGVLVECRICQDEDDETCMEAPCSCKGSLKYAHRTCVQRWCDEKGDTICEICLQQFAPNYTAPSKLFHHGRNSIFFSRTPAYIQAQDTYQSSSTSTSYEYDRQASTPKSVICCRIIAITLMLLLVLHDAISVFLSDHDVYTVAMITLLMLRTAAVVIPLYIIMVAVTELLYRRNQLQSMQGQVSEAAGRSTQPVPVPPPQQLVVISIQ, encoded by the exons ATGGCAGACCATTTCGCGGTGATGGCGGGGCGGCTGCTCACGGCGTCGACGGTCCAGTCCGCCATCGACAATGCCTCAGATGCGCCTTCTTCGACAGCAGCCGCTTCTGCTTGTGTTGAGGAGGCCGTCCTAGTTGGCAAGCAGAAGAGTGGTGTCCTGGTGGAATGCAGGATCTGCCAGGATGAGGATGATGAGACCTGCATGGAGGCTCCTTGCTCCTGCAAGGGCAGCTTGAAG TATGCTCATCGGACATGCGTTCAGAGGTGGTGCGACGAGAAGGGGGACACCATATGTGAGATATGCTTGCAG CAATTCGCACCAAACTACACTGCTCCTTCCAAGTTGTTTCACCATGGAAGAAACTCAATTTTCTTCAG CAGAACTCCTGCATACATCCAAGCACAGGACACATACCAGAGTTCTTCCACCTCCACAAGCTACGAGTATGATCGACAAGCTTCCACCCCGAAAAGTGTCATCTGCTGTCGCATAATTGCTATAACT CTGATGCTTCTCCTGGTGCTCCATGACGCCATCTCAGTTTTCCTCAGCGACCATGATGTCTACACCGTCGCGATGATCACC CTGCTGATGCTCAGAACGGCCGCCGTTGTGATACCTCTCTATATCATCATGGTGGCCGTGACCGAACTGCTATATCGACGCAACCAACTGCAG AGTATGCAAGGTCAGGTTTCAGAAGCAGCAGGAAGGAGCACACAGCCGGTGCCAGTTCCACCGCCGCAACAGCTTGTTGTCATCAGCATCCAGTAG
- the LOC124707172 gene encoding sulfhydryl oxidase 1-like encodes MASSARLLLAAVLAVLLLAAPRGADALRSLGVGEDAAAAAQGDAAVDLNATTFDAFLGAVREPFAVVEFFAHWCPACRNYKPHYEKVAKLFNGQDAAHPGRVLMARVDCALKANIDLCSRFSVDHYPFLLWGPPTKFVSAKWDRKQEKSEIKLIDDGRTAERLLKWINKQMESSFTLDDKKYENENMLPKNATDPEQIVRAIYDVEEATAHALQIILENKMIKPETRDSLVRFLQILVAHHPSKRCRRGSAELLINFDDHWPSNISLSSQESSRMLGSVETDDYKICGKEVPHGYWMFCRGSKSETRGFSCGLWVLLHSLTVQIGDGESQSTFTSICDFIHNFFICEECRKHFYGMCSSVSVPFKSARDLSLWLWSTHNKVNERLMKDEKDLGTGDPSFPKVVWPPKALCPSCYRSSSGTGDEAVQVDWNEDEVFSFLVNYYGKTLVSSYKETYGESQEKKHVMPLSDDASSSAARVPIGAALGVAAASCIFGALACFWRAQQKNRKQRKNWN; translated from the exons ATGGCGTCGTCGgcgcgcctcctcctcgccgccgtcctcgccgtcctcctaCTCGCCGCCCCGCGAGGGGCGGACGCCCTCCGGTCGCTCGGCGTCggcgaggacgccgccgccgccgcgcagggGGACGCCGCCGTCGACCTCAACGCCACCACCTTCGACGCCTTCCTCGGGGCCGTGCGGGAGCCCTTCGCCGTCGTCGAGTTCTTCGCCCACTG GTGTCCAGCTTGCAGAAACTACAAG CCTCACTATGAGAAAGTTGCGAAACTTTTCAATGGTCAAGATGCTGCACATCctgggagagtactgatggccagGGTTGATTGTGCATTAAAG GCGAACATAGATCTTTGCAGTAGATTTTCTGTTGACCATTATCCTTTCCTACTTTGGGGTCCCCCAACAAAATTTGTTTCCGCTAAGTGGGACCggaagcaagagaaaagtgaaatTAAATTGATTGATGATGGAAGAACAGCAGAGCGTTTACTTAAGTGGATAAATAAGCAAATGGAAAG CTCCTTCACTTTGGATGACAAAAAATATGAGAATGAAAATATGCTTCCAAAGAATGCTACTGACCCTGAACAG ATTGTTCGAGCAATTTACGATGTTGAGGAAGCAACAGCTCATGCATTGCAGATAATTTTGGAGAATAAG ATGATCAAACCAGAGACTCGTGACTCACTTGTAAGGTTTTTACAAATTTTGGTCGCTCATCATCCATCCAAGAG GTGTAGAAGAGGGTCTGCTGAGCTACTTATTAACTTTGATGATCACTGGCCTTCAAACATCTCGTTAAGTTCACAAGAGAGTTCTAGAATGTTGGGAAGTGTTGAAACAGATGATTACAAGATCTGTGGAAAGGAGGTGCCGCACGGTTACTGG ATGTTCTGCCGTGGAAGTAAAAGTGAAACAAGGGGATTTAG CTGTGGACTTTGGGTTTTGCTTCATTCACTGACCGTCCAAATTGGGGATGGAGAGAGCCAATCAACCTTTACATCAATATGTGACTTCATACACAATTTCTTCATCTGTGAGGAATGTCGCAAACACTTCTATGGAATGTGTTCAAG CGTATCAGTTCCCTTCAAGTCTGCCCGTGATCTCAGCCTCTGGCTATGGAGCACACATAATAAAGTGAATGAGAGATTGATGAAAGATGAAAAAGATTTAGGAACTGGCGATCCATCATTTCCTAAAGTTGTCTGGCCTCCTAAGGCACTCTGCCCATCTTGCTATCGTTCTTCAAGCGGGACTGGTGATGAAGCTGTGCAGGTTGACTGGAATGAGGATGAAGTATTTTCATTCTTGGTTAACTACTATGGGAAGACACTCGTGTCATCCTACAAAGAGACCTATGGGGAGTCTCAAGAGAAGAAACATGTAATGCCACTTTCCGATgatgcctcctcgagtgccgcaagAGTCCCAATTGGAGCTGCCCTGGGTGTTGCCGCTGCCAGCTGTATATTTGGAGCGCTGGCTTGCTTCTGGAGAGCCCAGCAGAAGAACAGAAA GCAAAGAAAGAACTGGAACTGA